In the Pseudomonas orientalis genome, one interval contains:
- the accC gene encoding acetyl-CoA carboxylase biotin carboxylase subunit, whose product MLKPAKKLQKVLIANRGEIALRILRACKEEGIKTVAVYSTADTELMHVKLADESICIGPPLAANSYLKVSNIIAAAEVTGADGIHPGYGFLAENADFAEQVEKSGFAFIGPKAETIRLMGDKVSAKDAMIAAGVPTVPGSDGPLPEDEETALRIGREVGYPVIIKAAGGGGGRGMRVVHKEEDLIEAAKQTRSEAGAWFGNPMVYLEKYLTNPRHVEVQVLSDGQGHAIHLGDRDCSLQRRHQKVLEEAPAPGLDETARQEVLARCVKACIDINYRGAGTFEFLYENGRFYFIEMNTRVQVEHPVSEMVTGIDIVKEMLSIAAGNVLSFTQDDVKMHGHSLECRINAEDPKTFIPSPGLVKHFHAPGGNGVRVDSHLYSGYKVPSNYDSLIGKLITWGATRDEAMARMRNALDEIVVDGIKTNIPLHRDLVRDEGFCEGGVNIHYLEHKLANQ is encoded by the coding sequence ATGTTGAAACCTGCGAAGAAACTGCAAAAAGTCCTGATCGCCAACCGCGGCGAGATCGCGCTGCGTATCCTGCGCGCCTGTAAGGAAGAGGGCATCAAGACCGTCGCTGTTTACTCGACGGCCGATACCGAATTGATGCACGTGAAACTGGCGGACGAAAGCATCTGCATCGGCCCGCCACTGGCTGCGAACTCGTACCTGAAAGTCTCGAACATCATCGCTGCCGCTGAAGTGACCGGCGCTGATGGCATCCACCCGGGCTACGGCTTCCTCGCGGAAAACGCCGACTTCGCCGAACAGGTGGAGAAATCCGGGTTCGCCTTCATCGGCCCGAAAGCCGAAACCATTCGCCTGATGGGCGACAAGGTCTCGGCCAAGGACGCCATGATCGCGGCCGGCGTGCCAACCGTTCCAGGCTCCGACGGCCCGCTGCCGGAAGACGAGGAAACCGCGCTGCGCATTGGTCGCGAAGTCGGTTACCCGGTGATCATCAAGGCCGCCGGTGGCGGTGGTGGTCGCGGCATGCGCGTGGTGCACAAGGAAGAAGACCTGATCGAAGCCGCCAAGCAGACCCGCTCCGAAGCGGGCGCCTGGTTCGGCAACCCGATGGTCTACCTGGAGAAGTACCTGACCAACCCACGTCACGTGGAAGTGCAGGTACTGTCCGACGGCCAGGGCCATGCCATTCATCTGGGCGACCGCGATTGCTCGCTGCAACGTCGTCACCAGAAGGTATTGGAAGAAGCCCCGGCACCGGGCCTGGACGAGACAGCCCGCCAGGAAGTCCTGGCGCGTTGCGTCAAGGCCTGCATCGACATCAACTACCGTGGCGCCGGGACCTTCGAGTTCCTCTACGAGAACGGCCGCTTCTACTTCATCGAGATGAACACTCGCGTGCAGGTAGAGCACCCGGTGTCGGAGATGGTCACCGGTATCGACATCGTCAAGGAGATGCTCAGCATCGCCGCCGGCAACGTGCTGTCCTTTACCCAGGACGACGTGAAGATGCACGGCCACTCCCTGGAGTGCCGCATCAACGCCGAAGACCCGAAGACCTTTATCCCAAGCCCCGGCCTGGTCAAGCATTTCCATGCGCCCGGCGGCAACGGCGTACGTGTGGATTCGCACCTGTACAGCGGCTACAAGGTACCGTCCAACTACGACTCGCTGATCGGCAAGCTGATCACCTGGGGCGCCACCCGCGACGAGGCCATGGCCCGTATGCGCAACGCCCTGGACGAAATCGTGGTCGACGGCATCAAGACCAACATCCCGCTGCACCGGGACCTGGTTCGCGATGAAGGCTTCTGCGAAGGTGGTGTGAACATTCACTACCTGGAACACAAGCTGGCCAACCAGTAA
- the accB gene encoding acetyl-CoA carboxylase biotin carboxyl carrier protein has product MDIRKVKKLIELLEESGIDELEIKEGEESVRISRHSKTPAQQFYAPQMQAPAPAAAPAAAPAAAAPAAPAAPALNGFVVKSPMVGTFYRTPAPTSPAFVEVGKTVKVGDTICIVEAMKMMNHITAEKAGVIESILVENGQPVEYDQPLFTIV; this is encoded by the coding sequence ATGGATATCCGTAAAGTTAAGAAACTGATCGAACTGCTGGAAGAATCCGGTATCGACGAGCTGGAAATCAAGGAAGGCGAAGAGTCCGTACGGATCAGCCGTCACAGCAAGACCCCGGCCCAACAGTTCTACGCGCCACAGATGCAAGCACCGGCGCCAGCCGCTGCTCCGGCTGCCGCGCCTGCCGCCGCTGCACCTGCCGCCCCAGCCGCTCCTGCGCTGAATGGCTTCGTGGTCAAGTCGCCAATGGTCGGTACTTTCTACCGCACCCCGGCACCGACCTCGCCGGCCTTCGTTGAAGTGGGCAAGACGGTGAAAGTGGGCGACACCATCTGCATCGTTGAAGCGATGAAAATGATGAACCACATCACTGCTGAAAAAGCCGGCGTCATTGAATCCATCCTGGTAGAAAACGGTCAGCCGGTTGAGTACGACCAGCCGCTGTTCACCATCGTTTGA
- the aroQ gene encoding type II 3-dehydroquinate dehydratase, which yields MATLLVLHGPNLNLLGTREPGVYGAVTLDQINLDLEQRARVAGHHLLYLQSNAEYELIDRIHAARGEGVDFILINPAAFTHTSVALRDALLAVSIPFIEVHLSNVHKREAFRHHSYFSDVAVGVICGLGASGYRLALEAALEHVEEQAKRP from the coding sequence ATGGCGACCTTACTGGTTCTTCACGGACCCAACCTGAACCTGCTCGGCACCCGTGAACCGGGCGTCTACGGGGCAGTGACCCTGGATCAGATCAACCTCGATCTGGAACAGAGGGCCCGTGTTGCCGGCCACCATCTGCTCTACCTGCAAAGCAATGCCGAGTATGAATTGATTGATCGCATCCACGCCGCGCGCGGCGAAGGTGTGGACTTTATTCTGATCAATCCCGCCGCTTTCACGCATACAAGCGTTGCATTACGTGACGCGCTGCTGGCGGTGAGCATCCCATTCATCGAAGTGCATTTATCGAACGTGCACAAACGCGAAGCTTTCCGCCATCACTCGTACTTCTCCGACGTAGCGGTAGGAGTGATCTGCGGCCTTGGCGCCAGCGGTTACCGACTGGCCCTGGAGGCCGCCCTGGAACACGTTGAAGAACAGGCTAAACGCCCCTGA